The following proteins are co-located in the Corynebacterium aquilae DSM 44791 genome:
- a CDS encoding cadmium resistance transporter: MITAFAQAVGLFAATNIDDIIVLSLFFARGARQKHITRTILLGQYLGFLAILITALAIAWGAGTFLPSAAIPYFGLIPLALGLKAAYEALQGEDEEDFASTSKVTALTIAAITFANGGDNIGVYVPVFLSLSPASITVFCVVFLILVAALVFAARWITTRPGIDEILERWERVLFPVVLIGLGLTILIKGGAFGI; this comes from the coding sequence TTGATTACAGCATTTGCCCAGGCCGTCGGGCTTTTTGCCGCAACAAATATCGATGACATCATCGTCCTATCGTTATTTTTCGCCCGCGGGGCCCGACAAAAACACATCACCCGGACAATACTCCTCGGCCAATACCTAGGATTCTTGGCAATCCTCATCACCGCGCTCGCCATCGCCTGGGGCGCCGGCACCTTTCTGCCAAGCGCCGCGATCCCTTACTTTGGTCTCATCCCCTTAGCCCTGGGACTTAAAGCCGCCTATGAGGCACTGCAAGGGGAGGACGAGGAAGATTTCGCGTCCACATCAAAGGTCACGGCACTAACGATCGCGGCCATAACATTCGCCAACGGCGGCGACAACATCGGCGTCTATGTCCCCGTCTTCCTGTCACTATCCCCGGCAAGCATCACGGTCTTCTGCGTTGTCTTCCTGATCCTTGTTGCGGCGTTAGTGTTCGCCGCCCGCTGGATCACCACCCGGCCCGGCATCGACGAGATCCTTGAAAGATGGGAACGGGTCCTGTTCCCCGTGGTTCTCATCGGACTGGGCTTAACCATCCTCATCAAAGGCGGCGCCTTCGGCATCTAA
- the trpCF gene encoding bifunctional indole-3-glycerol-phosphate synthase TrpC/phosphoribosylanthranilate isomerase TrpF has product MTDGASRASAEDFAGVVLPAGTPTVLEGIVSGRRGHLAAIRDRISHVDVDALPRSQRSLFDSLNRGRGGARFIMECKSASPSLGVIRDDYHPGDIARLYSRYAAGISVLCEPDRFGGDYDHLQTVAASTHLPVLCKDFIIDPVQVHAARYFGADAILLMLSILDDDTYRLLADEAQRLGMDVLTEVIDAEEVSRAIALGAKIFGCNNRNLHDLSINLERTKQLAPLIPEDAVYLSESGIRTHRDVAELSGVVNGFLIGSQFTGSPDIDAAIRDVVYGPVKVCGLRTGRAAQAARAAGASFGGLIFEEASPRAVDAQGAQEIIAAEPNLRYVAVSRRRSGYAELIQPGIVAVQVHAPTGTVDEELTLVAAVREEVGPQVQVWRAVSMTAPHGPEVAEALVAAGVADRLVLDSGIGGTGTPFDWSTIPAAVTAHSLIAGGIGPDNIAHALATGCVGVDINSGVEYAHEPRHHKDSAAIVRALEAVRLFHVKH; this is encoded by the coding sequence ATGACTGATGGTGCATCGAGGGCGTCGGCTGAGGATTTCGCTGGCGTGGTTCTTCCCGCGGGCACCCCGACGGTGCTGGAGGGGATTGTTTCGGGCCGGCGCGGCCATTTGGCTGCGATTCGGGATCGGATCTCTCATGTGGATGTGGACGCGTTGCCGCGTTCGCAGCGGTCCTTGTTTGATTCCTTGAACCGGGGTAGGGGAGGGGCGCGTTTCATCATGGAATGCAAGTCCGCGTCCCCGTCTTTGGGCGTGATCCGGGACGACTACCACCCGGGCGATATTGCGCGCCTGTATTCGCGCTATGCGGCCGGCATTTCGGTGCTGTGCGAGCCGGATCGTTTCGGTGGCGACTATGACCATCTGCAGACGGTGGCGGCATCCACGCACCTGCCGGTGTTGTGCAAGGACTTCATCATCGATCCGGTGCAGGTCCATGCGGCCCGCTATTTCGGTGCGGATGCCATCTTGTTGATGCTGTCGATTCTGGACGATGACACCTACCGTCTGCTCGCCGATGAGGCGCAGCGGCTGGGGATGGATGTCCTGACCGAGGTGATCGATGCCGAGGAGGTTTCCCGTGCGATCGCCTTGGGCGCGAAGATTTTCGGCTGCAATAACCGTAATCTGCATGACCTGTCCATCAACTTGGAGCGCACCAAGCAGTTGGCGCCGCTGATCCCGGAGGACGCGGTGTATCTGTCGGAGTCGGGCATTCGAACCCACCGGGATGTCGCCGAGCTTTCAGGTGTGGTCAATGGCTTCCTCATCGGCAGCCAGTTCACCGGCAGCCCCGATATTGATGCCGCGATCCGGGACGTGGTTTACGGTCCGGTGAAGGTGTGTGGTTTGCGCACCGGTCGGGCAGCCCAGGCGGCGCGCGCTGCCGGCGCGAGCTTTGGCGGGCTGATTTTCGAAGAGGCTTCCCCGCGCGCGGTGGATGCGCAAGGCGCCCAAGAGATCATCGCGGCGGAGCCGAACCTTCGCTACGTGGCGGTCTCCCGCCGCCGAAGCGGCTATGCGGAGCTCATCCAGCCGGGCATCGTTGCCGTGCAGGTGCACGCCCCCACCGGCACCGTGGACGAGGAACTGACCCTCGTTGCGGCGGTGCGTGAGGAAGTTGGTCCGCAGGTGCAGGTGTGGCGCGCGGTCAGCATGACGGCACCCCACGGCCCCGAGGTCGCCGAGGCGCTCGTTGCGGCCGGCGTTGCCGATCGTCTGGTGCTGGATTCCGGCATTGGCGGCACGGGCACCCCGTTTGATTGGTCGACGATCCCTGCGGCCGTCACCGCGCACTCGCTGATCGCTGGCGGCATCGGGCCGGACAACATCGCCCACGCCTTGGCAACGGGCTGCGTGGGCGTGGATATCAACTCCGGGGTGGAATACGCCCACGAGCCCCGCCACCACAAGGACTCGGCCGCCATCGTGCGCGCCCTCGAGGCAGTGCGATTGTTTCACGTGAAACACTGA
- a CDS encoding anthranilate synthase component 1: MPLEHPAIIQRRPVTYHDDASALFERLGGTTMDDSVLLESADIQSKVGLQSVAVLRGSARVTCVNRDVTVAPLSPSGEVLSARLAQQLPEYVRTADTATPRGATATPLTLHFPESTETDERKRLMDVSSILPLRLLQRDPGYSDEFLPFIAGGFAFDYLETFETLPEVKPGANGYPDYQFLVAEIVLRIDHQQHTAELIGVCLAGEQEAETLSRTMDELSRRITDLGPGGDEAIEDEVNGSAHQGQPGTLKAMASATDQQFRDTVVKLQGKITDGDIYQVVPARTFSIDCPDSFAAYQELKKANPSPYMFYVRGVDAQQCSYELFGASPESNLKYTAHNRQVELYPIAGTRPRGLHEDGSVHDELDIRAELELRTDAKEIAEHVMLVDLARNDLARVATPATRRVAELLHVDRYSRVMHLVSRVTARLDDSLDCLDAYRACMNMGTLTGAPKIRATELLRRAEGVRRGSYGGAVGYLEGNGDMDTCIVIRSAFVRNGVAAVQAGAGVVRDSQPQAEADETVHKAYAVLSAIAASQNCVVEVVR, from the coding sequence ATGCCACTAGAACACCCGGCCATCATTCAGCGCCGCCCAGTGACCTATCACGATGACGCCTCGGCTCTGTTTGAGCGCCTTGGTGGTACCACGATGGATGACTCGGTGCTGCTGGAAAGCGCCGATATTCAATCCAAGGTTGGCTTGCAGTCCGTCGCAGTGCTGCGCGGATCAGCCCGCGTCACTTGTGTTAATCGCGATGTTACAGTTGCTCCTCTTTCTCCTAGTGGGGAGGTGTTAAGCGCCCGCCTAGCCCAGCAGTTGCCGGAGTATGTGCGCACCGCGGACACCGCCACCCCGCGGGGTGCAACCGCTACCCCTTTGACCCTGCACTTCCCCGAGTCGACCGAAACGGACGAACGCAAGCGCCTGATGGATGTGTCCTCCATCCTGCCGCTGCGACTGCTGCAGCGAGACCCTGGGTATAGCGACGAGTTCCTTCCCTTTATCGCCGGCGGTTTCGCCTTCGACTACTTGGAGACCTTCGAGACTCTTCCAGAGGTTAAACCCGGTGCAAACGGGTACCCGGATTATCAATTCCTGGTTGCAGAAATCGTGCTGCGCATTGACCACCAGCAGCACACCGCGGAACTGATCGGGGTGTGCCTGGCAGGAGAGCAGGAGGCCGAAACCCTGTCGCGCACGATGGATGAGCTCAGCAGGCGCATCACCGACTTAGGACCCGGTGGCGATGAGGCCATTGAGGATGAGGTCAACGGATCCGCACACCAGGGGCAGCCGGGCACCTTAAAGGCTATGGCCTCGGCGACCGACCAGCAGTTCCGCGACACCGTCGTCAAGCTGCAGGGCAAGATCACCGACGGCGATATTTACCAGGTGGTGCCCGCCCGTACCTTCAGCATTGATTGCCCCGATAGCTTCGCCGCCTATCAGGAGTTGAAGAAGGCCAATCCCTCGCCGTACATGTTCTATGTGCGGGGCGTGGATGCTCAGCAGTGCTCTTATGAACTTTTTGGGGCGTCCCCGGAGTCGAATTTGAAGTACACCGCGCACAACCGTCAGGTGGAGTTGTATCCCATTGCAGGCACCCGCCCCCGCGGCTTGCACGAGGACGGATCGGTGCACGACGAGTTGGATATTCGAGCAGAGCTCGAGTTGCGTACTGACGCCAAGGAAATCGCCGAGCATGTGATGCTGGTCGACCTGGCGCGTAACGATCTCGCACGGGTCGCCACGCCTGCGACGCGTCGCGTTGCGGAGCTGCTGCATGTGGATCGCTATTCGCGGGTGATGCACCTAGTTTCGCGGGTTACGGCCAGGTTAGACGACTCGCTGGATTGTTTGGATGCATACAGGGCGTGCATGAATATGGGCACCCTGACGGGTGCACCGAAGATCCGCGCGACTGAGCTGCTGCGCCGGGCGGAAGGGGTGCGCCGTGGTTCCTACGGTGGCGCGGTCGGCTACTTGGAGGGAAATGGCGACATGGATACCTGCATCGTGATTCGTTCCGCCTTTGTCCGCAATGGTGTGGCCGCGGTGCAGGCCGGTGCGGGTGTGGTGCGTGATTCCCAACCGCAGGCGGAAGCCGATGAAACTGTCCATAAGGCGTACGCGGTGCTGTCCGCGATCGCCGCTTCTCAAAATTGTGTCGTGGAGGTAGTCCGATGA
- the trpA gene encoding tryptophan synthase subunit alpha, whose amino-acid sequence MSRYPALFERLKSSNEGAFVPFVMLGDPTKQDSIAIIEALIAGGADALELGVPFSDPVADGPTIQAAHIRALDAHIDVDTALSIVRTIRDKHPDLPIGLLIYGNVPFARGLDTFYTDVAQAGADSVLLPDIPVREGAPFTTAARAAGIDQIFIAPPHASEATLEGVAANSTGYIYAVSRVGVTGAEHASSTDGLKDVVDNLTRFGGAPALLGFGISTPEHVAAAIAAGAAGAISGSAVTKIVEKHCTGESPNARSIDDQQAMCQELTDYVAAMKAATRS is encoded by the coding sequence GTGAGCCGCTACCCCGCCCTCTTCGAACGCCTCAAGTCCTCCAACGAAGGAGCCTTCGTCCCCTTCGTCATGCTCGGCGACCCCACCAAGCAGGACTCCATCGCCATCATCGAAGCCCTGATCGCCGGCGGCGCCGACGCCCTCGAACTCGGCGTCCCCTTCAGTGACCCCGTCGCCGACGGCCCCACCATCCAAGCCGCACACATCCGCGCCCTCGACGCCCACATCGACGTCGACACCGCCCTATCCATCGTGCGCACCATCCGCGACAAGCACCCCGACCTACCCATCGGACTGCTCATCTACGGCAACGTGCCCTTCGCCCGCGGACTCGACACCTTCTACACAGACGTCGCCCAAGCCGGCGCCGACTCCGTCCTCCTCCCCGACATCCCCGTCCGCGAAGGCGCCCCCTTCACCACCGCCGCCCGCGCCGCCGGCATCGACCAAATCTTCATCGCACCCCCACACGCCTCCGAAGCAACCCTCGAAGGCGTAGCCGCGAACTCCACCGGATACATCTACGCCGTCTCCCGCGTCGGTGTCACCGGCGCCGAACACGCCTCCTCCACCGACGGACTCAAAGACGTCGTCGACAACCTCACCCGCTTCGGCGGCGCGCCGGCACTCCTCGGCTTCGGTATCTCCACCCCCGAACACGTCGCCGCCGCCATCGCCGCCGGCGCCGCCGGCGCCATCAGCGGCTCCGCCGTCACCAAGATCGTCGAAAAACACTGCACCGGCGAATCCCCCAACGCCCGCAGCATCGACGACCAACAAGCCATGTGCCAAGAACTCACCGACTATGTGGCCGCCATGAAAGCTGCCACCCGCAGCTAA
- a CDS encoding YqgE/AlgH family protein, whose translation MDDLFADRLFNAFERNDPDPGTLLLAAPDIADHRFSRSAILIIENDERTTYGVDLTQFTDAAVANVFPEIDDFCAPPKAVFIGGPVERSSVLALGVVKKGLEQPVERPYFMHLGSRMVHVDLHADPDQYREELEGIRLFAGFAEWEPGQLDAEIENGDWFVTPALPSDILAGRNADVWGQAFRRQAGELSVLSTFPADLSMN comes from the coding sequence ATGGATGATCTCTTCGCTGACCGGCTCTTCAACGCTTTTGAACGCAACGATCCCGACCCCGGTACCTTGCTGCTCGCAGCGCCGGACATCGCCGACCATCGTTTTTCGCGCTCAGCAATTTTGATCATTGAGAACGACGAGCGCACAACCTACGGCGTTGATCTCACCCAATTCACCGATGCTGCCGTAGCAAACGTTTTCCCTGAGATCGATGACTTTTGTGCACCGCCCAAGGCAGTGTTCATTGGTGGCCCTGTAGAGCGTTCCAGTGTGCTCGCGCTGGGGGTTGTGAAAAAGGGACTGGAACAGCCCGTAGAGCGCCCCTACTTCATGCATCTGGGCTCACGGATGGTGCACGTGGACTTGCACGCCGATCCGGACCAATACCGGGAAGAATTGGAAGGTATTCGTCTCTTTGCCGGTTTTGCCGAGTGGGAGCCTGGTCAGCTAGATGCAGAGATCGAAAACGGCGACTGGTTTGTAACCCCTGCTCTCCCGAGCGATATTTTGGCTGGTCGTAATGCTGACGTTTGGGGTCAGGCTTTCCGCCGGCAGGCAGGTGAACTGTCGGTGCTCTCGACCTTCCCTGCGGATTTGTCAATGAATTAG
- a CDS encoding Rieske (2Fe-2S) protein: MTSTAQPEPTPGRPLCSRRSFLVATATTAAGALLAACANQGSEPNVTVDAAEVPVGSALVVGEYIITQPEEGVFHAFSARCPHQGAKVSFVDGDKVVCPAHGSVFSIKDGAVISGPSRDGLAAAKLSNKGTELSVS; the protein is encoded by the coding sequence ATGACATCAACCGCCCAACCCGAACCGACCCCCGGCCGGCCCCTGTGCAGCCGCCGCAGCTTCCTCGTCGCCACCGCCACCACCGCTGCCGGCGCGTTGCTAGCCGCATGCGCCAACCAAGGTTCCGAACCTAACGTCACCGTCGATGCCGCAGAGGTACCCGTGGGCTCCGCGCTCGTCGTGGGGGAGTACATCATCACCCAACCCGAGGAAGGCGTCTTCCACGCCTTCTCCGCCCGCTGCCCCCACCAGGGCGCCAAAGTCTCCTTCGTGGATGGTGACAAGGTGGTCTGCCCCGCCCACGGCTCCGTCTTCTCCATCAAGGATGGTGCCGTGATCTCCGGCCCCAGCCGTGACGGGCTAGCTGCCGCGAAGCTATCCAACAAGGGAACCGAACTCTCTGTGAGCTAA
- the trpB gene encoding tryptophan synthase subunit beta codes for MTNIDNASAQGGRTLLPAYFGQFGGQYVPELLIPALDQLEKAFVDAMEDQDFLDELAGYLRDYLGRPTPLTECHNLPLAGKGKGYARIFLKREDLVHGGAHKTNQVLGQALLAKRMGKTRIIAETGAGQHGTATALACALLDLECVIYMGAEDVARQQPNVYRMELMGAKVVPVDSGSGTLKDAVNEALRDWTATFHESHYLLGTAAGPHPFPTIVREFHRVISTEAKKQMLERTGGLPDVVTACVGGGSNAIGMFADFIDEEGVELVGVEPAGEGLDSGKHGAPIHAGHIGILHGARSYLMRTSDGQVEESYSISAGLDYPGVGPQHAHLHDTGRATYVGITDAEALEAFQILSRHEGIIPALESSHALAYALKRAKTAEENHEHITILVSLSGRGDKDVDHIRRTLAQHPEYTYKEDSK; via the coding sequence ATGACCAACATAGACAATGCATCCGCACAAGGCGGACGAACCCTGCTTCCGGCCTACTTCGGCCAGTTCGGCGGGCAATACGTCCCCGAGCTGCTCATCCCGGCCCTCGACCAGCTGGAGAAGGCCTTCGTCGACGCCATGGAGGATCAGGACTTCCTCGATGAGCTCGCCGGCTACCTCCGCGACTACCTGGGGCGCCCCACCCCGCTGACCGAATGCCACAACCTGCCGCTGGCGGGCAAAGGCAAGGGCTACGCCCGCATCTTCCTCAAGCGTGAAGATCTCGTCCACGGCGGCGCGCATAAAACCAACCAGGTGCTCGGCCAAGCCCTACTCGCCAAGCGGATGGGCAAAACCCGCATCATTGCCGAAACCGGCGCCGGCCAACACGGCACCGCCACCGCACTCGCCTGCGCCCTGCTCGACCTCGAGTGCGTGATCTACATGGGCGCCGAAGACGTCGCCCGCCAACAGCCCAACGTCTACCGCATGGAACTGATGGGCGCGAAGGTCGTTCCCGTCGACTCCGGATCCGGCACCCTCAAAGACGCCGTCAACGAAGCCCTGCGCGACTGGACCGCCACCTTCCACGAATCCCACTACCTCCTCGGCACCGCCGCCGGCCCCCACCCGTTCCCCACCATCGTGCGCGAATTCCACCGCGTCATCTCCACCGAAGCGAAGAAGCAGATGCTCGAACGCACCGGGGGACTACCCGACGTCGTCACCGCCTGCGTCGGTGGCGGCTCGAACGCCATCGGCATGTTCGCCGACTTCATCGACGAAGAAGGAGTCGAACTCGTCGGTGTTGAACCCGCCGGCGAAGGCCTCGACTCCGGTAAACACGGCGCACCCATCCACGCCGGACACATCGGCATCCTCCACGGGGCGCGCTCCTACCTCATGCGCACCAGCGACGGACAAGTCGAAGAGTCCTACTCCATCTCCGCCGGACTCGACTACCCCGGCGTAGGCCCCCAACACGCCCACCTCCACGACACCGGGCGCGCCACCTACGTCGGCATCACCGACGCAGAAGCCCTCGAAGCCTTCCAAATCCTCTCCCGACACGAAGGCATCATCCCCGCCCTCGAATCCAGCCACGCCCTCGCCTACGCCCTTAAACGCGCAAAAACCGCCGAAGAAAACCACGAACACATCACCATCCTGGTTTCCCTATCCGGCCGCGGCGACAAAGACGTCGACCACATCCGACGCACCCTCGCACAACACCCCGAATACACCTACAAGGAGGACTCCAAGTGA
- the trpD gene encoding anthranilate phosphoribosyltransferase, which produces MTSSTASQVLHRILNGEVVAADEVESVFAAIAAGEFEPIEIAGLLCTLKTRGETPEEIAAAARAFTAAAVAFPRTDQEVIDCVGTGGDGACTINISTGAALIAAAGGLQVVKHGNRSVSSRSGAADVLEALGIELNLSPADAAAQLETTGFTFLFAPAYHPGFKHVMPVRKGLGIPTIFNVLGPLLNPARPELQLMGTARKELGPQLIEAMRQLGRRRALVVHGSGLDEIALHGPTSVWELKDGEITEYEVTAEQLGLAGCSVADLEGGDGVDNARMMLECFFGRGQQAHLDAMLASAGALFYLAGRADSLREGVDVARTLVSTGVVARWAEQFLPRAAELSK; this is translated from the coding sequence ATGACTAGTTCTACTGCTTCGCAGGTGTTGCACCGCATTCTTAATGGGGAGGTGGTTGCTGCCGATGAGGTCGAGTCGGTGTTCGCCGCGATTGCTGCGGGCGAGTTCGAACCGATTGAGATTGCTGGGTTGCTGTGCACGCTGAAGACTCGGGGCGAGACCCCGGAGGAGATCGCTGCTGCTGCGCGTGCTTTTACCGCGGCTGCTGTGGCTTTCCCGCGCACCGACCAGGAGGTCATTGATTGTGTAGGCACCGGCGGTGACGGGGCGTGCACGATCAATATTTCCACGGGTGCTGCATTGATTGCGGCGGCTGGTGGTTTGCAGGTGGTCAAGCACGGTAATCGTTCTGTGTCTTCCCGCTCTGGTGCGGCTGATGTGCTGGAGGCTTTGGGCATCGAGTTGAATCTGTCGCCTGCCGATGCGGCCGCCCAGTTGGAGACCACTGGTTTTACCTTCTTGTTTGCGCCGGCCTACCACCCGGGTTTCAAGCACGTGATGCCGGTGCGTAAGGGCTTAGGGATTCCGACGATTTTTAATGTTTTGGGCCCCTTGTTGAACCCGGCTCGCCCGGAGCTGCAGCTGATGGGCACGGCGCGCAAGGAGCTTGGCCCGCAGCTGATTGAGGCTATGCGCCAATTGGGTCGCCGCCGCGCACTGGTGGTGCATGGTTCGGGCTTGGATGAGATTGCCCTGCACGGCCCGACGTCCGTGTGGGAGCTCAAGGATGGGGAGATCACCGAGTATGAGGTGACTGCAGAGCAGCTGGGTTTGGCGGGCTGTTCTGTGGCCGACCTGGAGGGCGGCGATGGGGTGGATAATGCCCGGATGATGCTGGAGTGTTTCTTCGGGCGTGGTCAGCAGGCGCACCTGGATGCGATGCTGGCCTCTGCTGGTGCGTTGTTCTACTTGGCGGGCCGTGCGGACAGCCTCCGGGAGGGCGTGGATGTGGCGCGCACCCTGGTTTCCACTGGTGTGGTTGCCCGCTGGGCGGAGCAGTTTTTGCCGCGCGCAGCTGAGTTGAGTAAGTAG
- a CDS encoding anthranilate synthase component II: MSLAGVSAARPKKIVLLDNEDSFVYNLVDALAVAGFDYTVFRNSVDMRVVLDAQPDLIVLSPGPGHPTEAGCMMDLIDETIGKIPLLGICLGFQALLEHHGGTVRPVGPVHGSADIMTLTDAGVDSGLFAGLTVDAGPDLPGKVGRKVPIARYHSLGCTDMPEGMVSFGTCQAQAGPVTMAAATHDGMSLGLQFHPESVLTPSGPHIINRCVEFFDR, from the coding sequence ATGAGCCTTGCTGGTGTGAGCGCCGCGCGGCCTAAGAAGATCGTGTTGTTGGATAACGAAGATTCCTTCGTCTACAACCTTGTCGATGCGTTGGCGGTGGCCGGTTTCGACTACACCGTCTTTCGTAACAGTGTCGATATGAGGGTTGTGTTGGATGCACAGCCAGATCTCATTGTTTTGTCCCCCGGACCCGGTCACCCGACCGAGGCGGGGTGCATGATGGATCTGATCGATGAGACGATCGGGAAGATTCCGTTGCTTGGTATCTGTTTGGGTTTCCAGGCCCTGCTGGAGCACCACGGTGGTACGGTCCGCCCGGTCGGACCGGTTCATGGTTCGGCGGACATCATGACGCTGACGGATGCCGGCGTGGACAGTGGATTGTTTGCCGGGCTGACCGTTGATGCCGGCCCGGATCTTCCGGGCAAGGTGGGCCGGAAGGTCCCGATCGCCCGCTACCACTCTCTGGGGTGCACCGACATGCCGGAGGGGATGGTCAGCTTTGGTACCTGTCAGGCTCAGGCCGGGCCGGTGACGATGGCGGCGGCTACCCACGATGGGATGTCTTTGGGTTTGCAGTTCCACCCGGAGTCTGTGTTGACGCCTTCAGGCCCGCACATCATTAATCGCTGCGTCGAGTTCTTCGACCGTTAA
- a CDS encoding bile acid:sodium symporter family protein produces MPMPKLKIDPLIVMILGAVALAIVLPIRGSAADAFSVATKIAIALLFFLYGARLSPSEALAGLKHWRLHSVILAFTFVLFPLIGLALYPISHLLGEDLYRGILYLTLVPSTVQSSIAFTSIARGNVAGAIVSASASNLIGVVVTPLLVMLLMTGGGGVKVDGSVFADIAIQLLLPFVLGQLSRRWVKDFAASKGTKIVDRGSITMVVYSAFSHGMVEGIWQRVSVEELIELVVFSIVLVAFMLWLTRFTAYRLNFSEPDMKAIQFCGTKKSLATGLPMAAVIFGTSGLGLLILPLMIFHQVQLMMCSALAGHYASLPATPSATG; encoded by the coding sequence ATGCCAATGCCGAAACTCAAGATCGATCCGCTGATCGTGATGATTCTCGGGGCGGTGGCCCTCGCCATCGTCCTGCCGATTAGAGGCAGCGCCGCAGACGCATTCAGTGTGGCAACGAAGATTGCCATTGCGCTACTGTTCTTCCTCTACGGTGCTCGCCTATCACCATCAGAAGCCCTCGCCGGCCTTAAACACTGGCGGCTTCACAGCGTGATCCTCGCCTTCACCTTCGTCCTCTTCCCACTGATAGGGCTCGCACTCTATCCCATCAGCCACCTCCTCGGAGAAGATCTCTACCGCGGGATTCTTTACCTCACCCTGGTGCCGTCGACGGTGCAAAGCTCCATCGCATTCACCTCCATCGCGCGGGGCAACGTGGCAGGCGCCATCGTGAGCGCTTCAGCCAGTAACCTCATCGGCGTGGTCGTCACACCACTGCTCGTAATGCTGCTGATGACCGGCGGTGGGGGAGTAAAGGTGGATGGGAGCGTTTTCGCAGACATCGCAATCCAGCTTCTCCTACCCTTCGTGCTTGGCCAATTGTCTCGGCGGTGGGTCAAAGACTTCGCAGCCTCCAAGGGAACAAAGATCGTGGATCGCGGTTCCATCACCATGGTGGTCTACTCCGCTTTTTCCCACGGCATGGTCGAAGGGATTTGGCAGCGGGTAAGCGTTGAAGAGCTCATCGAACTCGTCGTGTTCAGCATCGTGCTCGTCGCCTTCATGCTGTGGTTGACCCGCTTCACCGCTTATCGGCTGAATTTTTCCGAACCCGATATGAAGGCCATCCAGTTCTGCGGAACTAAAAAGTCGCTTGCGACCGGCCTGCCGATGGCTGCCGTTATTTTCGGCACCAGCGGTTTGGGCCTGCTCATTTTGCCGCTAATGATCTTCCATCAGGTTCAGCTGATGATGTGCTCCGCATTGGCTGGACATTACGCCAGTTTGCCTGCGACCCCTTCCGCTACCGGCTAG
- a CDS encoding ArsR/SmtB family transcription factor: protein MPTHDTRLDTVRRIGRALADPTRATILLELLDSPQYPADLAEKLQQSRSNVSNHLSCLKDCGIIQGHTEGRKVLYSIANQELKDALNALLEVTLEHTTDVICIDDCNTVEEYASRRGNQP, encoded by the coding sequence ATGCCCACCCACGACACCCGACTCGACACCGTGCGCCGGATAGGGCGAGCGCTAGCAGACCCCACCCGCGCCACAATCCTGCTCGAGCTCCTCGACAGCCCCCAGTATCCCGCAGACCTCGCGGAAAAGCTCCAGCAGTCACGCTCCAACGTTTCCAATCACCTCAGCTGCCTCAAAGACTGCGGAATCATCCAAGGCCACACCGAAGGCCGCAAAGTGCTGTACTCCATCGCGAACCAAGAACTCAAAGACGCACTCAATGCACTTCTGGAAGTAACCCTCGAACACACCACAGACGTGATCTGCATCGATGATTGCAACACAGTCGAAGAATATGCGAGCAGGCGAGGAAACCAGCCTTGA